A stretch of the Candidatus Limnocylindrales bacterium genome encodes the following:
- the arsS gene encoding arsenosugar biosynthesis radical SAM (seleno)protein ArsS (Some members of this family are selenoproteins.), which yields MSVPAERAGSAAVAGARGFLTVLRDHDLDAPVRQRCTTLQINVGKICNQACHHCHVEAGPKRTETMTAATAERVLELLAASRDVALLDITGGAPELNEFFATIVERARALGRRVCVRSNLTVLFEPGMAWLPEFYRRNGVELVCSLPCYTGANVDRQRGRGVFDRSIEALRLLCSLGYGQPDSGLDLDLVYNPLGAFLPPAQAELEQKYREELARLYGIRFRRLLTITNMPIKRFAEMLERTGEYERYMSLLVQHFNPATVGALMCRDMISVGYDGSIYDCDFNQMLEMPLVRQGAAQTLWTIDNIDDLAGTAIATASHCFGCTAGAGSSCQGALS from the coding sequence ATGAGCGTTCCGGCCGAGCGCGCCGGCAGCGCCGCCGTCGCAGGAGCGCGTGGTTTCCTCACGGTCCTGCGCGATCACGACCTCGATGCGCCCGTCCGGCAGCGCTGCACCACGCTGCAGATCAACGTCGGCAAGATCTGCAATCAGGCGTGCCATCACTGCCACGTCGAGGCCGGTCCGAAGAGGACCGAGACCATGACGGCCGCCACGGCCGAACGCGTGCTGGAGCTGCTGGCGGCATCGCGCGACGTGGCGTTACTGGACATCACCGGCGGCGCGCCCGAGCTGAACGAGTTCTTCGCCACCATCGTGGAACGGGCGCGCGCTCTCGGGCGTCGCGTGTGCGTTCGCTCCAACCTGACGGTGCTGTTCGAGCCGGGAATGGCGTGGCTGCCGGAGTTCTACCGCCGCAACGGCGTCGAGCTGGTCTGCTCGCTGCCCTGCTACACCGGTGCGAACGTCGACCGGCAGCGCGGGCGCGGCGTCTTCGACCGGAGCATCGAGGCGCTGCGGCTGCTTTGCAGCCTCGGCTACGGCCAGCCCGACAGCGGCCTCGACCTCGATCTCGTCTACAATCCTCTCGGTGCGTTCCTGCCGCCGGCGCAGGCCGAGCTCGAGCAGAAATATCGGGAAGAGCTTGCCCGCCTCTACGGGATCCGTTTCCGCCGTCTGCTGACGATCACGAACATGCCGATCAAGCGCTTCGCGGAGATGCTCGAGCGCACCGGCGAGTACGAGCGCTACATGAGCCTGCTCGTGCAGCACTTCAATCCGGCGACCGTCGGCGCGCTGATGTGCCGCGACATGATCAGTGTCGGATACGACGGCTCGATCTACGATTGCGACTTCAATCAGATGCTGGAGATGCCGCTCGTGCGCCAGGGCGCGGCGCAGACGCTTTGGACGATCGACAACATCGACGATCTTGCCGGCACCGCCATCGCCACCGCCTCGCACTGCTTCGGATGCACCGCCGGCGCAGGCTCCAGCTGCCAGGGCGCGCTGTCGTAA